In Notamacropus eugenii isolate mMacEug1 chromosome 1, mMacEug1.pri_v2, whole genome shotgun sequence, one genomic interval encodes:
- the LOC140520365 gene encoding vacuolar ATPase assembly integral membrane protein VMA21-like, with protein sequence MEPLEKEAMLSERRSEGSFSSTLRTLLVFSALMITVPIGLYFSSKSYVFEGTLGMSDRDSYFYAAIVAVVAVHLVLALFVYVAWNEGSRQWREGKQD encoded by the coding sequence ATGGAACCGCTGGAGAAGGAGGCCATGCTGAGTGAGCGGAGGTCCGAGGGCTCCTTCTCCTCCACCCTGAGGACTCTCCTGGTGTTCTCGGCCTTGATGATCACCGTGCCCATCGGGTTGTATTTCTCCTCCAAATCCTACGTGTTCGAGGGGACTTTGGGCATGTCCGACAGGGACAGCTACTTCTACGCCGCCATCGTGGCTGTGGTTGCGGTTCACCTGGTTCTCGCGCTCTTCGTCTACGTGGCGTGGAACGAAGGCTCTCGCCAGTGGCGGGAAGGCAAACAGGACTGA